A stretch of Acropora palmata chromosome 9, jaAcrPala1.3, whole genome shotgun sequence DNA encodes these proteins:
- the LOC141891647 gene encoding uncharacterized protein LOC141891647, translating to MLHVLTMHVFTAQYTKMNDRLEKNLINEAIARDEKDNFNKAPSARQNANLNKLVEAICSCGDFGNLYNTLSAWEPSQACVDSFFRDATEWIKLYLSLSGKVIGYKKASVTPYFHILVYHLPKFLASNTSFKSFTGQGVEKINDMVRSIYHNKSNRHDPCKEAILALKRIDHLQEFKREPNHYNKSNNNYWTSDIFDQRRKRPRLCNTSTVDDEPTTEESGNV from the exons ATGCTGCATGTGCTGACTATGCATGTATTTACTGCACAATACACAAAAATGAACG ACAGGTTGGAGAAAAACCTTATTAATGAAGCAATTGCAAGAGATGAAAAAGACAACTTCAACAAGGCACCATCAGCAAGACAAAATGCAAACTTAAATAAACTTGTGGAGGCCATCTGCAGTTGTGGA GATTTTGGCAATTTATATAATACTTTGTCAGCATGGGAGCCCAGTCAAGCCTGCGTAGATTCATTCTTTAGGGAT GCAACAGAGTGgataaagttgtatctgtcacTTTCTGGAAAGGTCATTGGTTATAAGAAAGCATCGGTAACTCCATACTTCCATATTTTGGTGTATCATTTGCCAAAATTTCTGGCCAGCAACACATcttttaaatctttcactgGTCAAGGAGTTGAAAAAATCAATGACATGGTACGCTCAATATACCACAATAAAAGCAACAGGCATGATCCTTGTAAAGAGGCAATTCTGGCTTTGAAGAGAATTGACCATCTTCAAGAGTTTAAAAGAGAACCAAATCATTACAACAAGAGTAACAATAACTACTGGACATCTGACATTTTTGACCAAAGGCGAAAGCGACCTAGACTGTGTAATACTTCCACAGTGGATGATGAACCAACAACAGAGGAGTCTGGCAATGTTTAA
- the LOC141893458 gene encoding uncharacterized protein LOC141893458 yields MTTFRDLRIALLDSYMDGEIDDDEFLVLWQVYQSKNPDFPYEDYGKFSLDEMDETECRAEFRFAKTDLPLLVHALGIPEQFTCAQRTVCDGMEGLCMVLRRMAYPCRYSDLIPRFGRPVPVLSMICNRVVDFIFDSHVHRVTRWNPQLLDPASLQMYCDAIFRKGAPLDNCFGFIDGTVRPVCRPGEQQRVLYNGHKRVHALKFQSVVLPSGMIAHMYGPVEGRKHDAGILADSGLLMDLQRNAFSPTGRPLCVYGDPAYPLRVHLQCPFHNAVLTPQMQNFNSSMSALRISVEWLFGDIVKYFKFLDFKKNLKIGLSSVGKMYLVGAIIRNAHTCLYHNQTSDFFSVDPPTLQDYFV; encoded by the exons ATGACTACTTTTCGCGACTTGCGAATTGCGCTCCTTGACAGCTATATGGACGGCGAAATAGATGACGATGAATTCCTAGTGCTTTGGCAAGTTTACCAGTCAAAGAATCCCGATTTTCCTTATGAAGATTACGGTAAATTTTCTCTAGACGAAATGGATGAAACGGAATGCAGAGCAGAATTTCGATTCGCGAAGACAGACCTCCCACTTCTTGTCCACGCCTTGGGGATTCCAGAACAGTTTACCTGTGCCCAGCGAACAGTATGTGACGGAATGGAGGGTTTGTGCATGGTATTGAGGAGAATGGCGTATCCTTGTCGCTACAGCGACCTGATTCCCCGCTTTGGAAGGCCAGTTCCTGTCCTCAGTATGATTTGTAACCGTGTTGTTGACTTTATTTTCGATTCCCATGTGCATCGCGTCACCAGATGGAATCCACAGCTGCTCGACCCTGCTTCTCTTCAGATGTACTGTGACGCGATTTTTAGGAAAGGTGCTCCACTGGATAACTGTTTCGGATTTATTGATGGCACAGTACGTCCAGTTTGCAGGCCTGGAGAGCAACAGAGGGTGCTATACAATGGGCACAAGAGGGTACATGCCCTGAAATTCCAGTCTGTTGTCTTACCATCAGGGATGATAGCACACATGTATGGGCCAGTAG AAGGACGAAAACATGATGCCGGGATTTTGGCAGACTCTGGCCTGCTAATGGATCTTCAAAGGAATGCCTTCTCCCCAACTGGCCGGCCCTTGTGTGTCTATGGAGACCCAGCGTATCCATTGAGAGTACATTTACAGTGTCCCTTCCATAATGCTGTACTTACACCACAGatgcaaaatttcaattctTCAATGAGTGCCCTGCGCATATCAGTTGAATGGCTCTTTGGTGACATTGTCAAATACTTCAAATTCCttgacttcaaaaaaaatttaaagatcGGCTTGTCCTCTGTAGGGAAGATGTATCTCGTTGGAGCAATAATAAGAAATGCCCATACATGCTTGTATCATAATCAAACCTCTGACTTCTTTTCTGTAGATCCACCAACACTTCAGGACTATTTTGTGTAG
- the LOC141891648 gene encoding fibroblast growth factor receptor-like 1 has translation MMRVSSLSIKIGFRKLQPSRKRTYSTGRDAFFSFVNQKPQEQKQYPPRFGKKPNVPNNIQVGHDIRLRCSVKGDPPPRLTWVKEQKPLQFSSRIRLISRDNGIVKIKNTQLVDAGNYTCIAANSLGSVNATLELHVLQGSLNPFVPTNQAPSARFSGKYAPPSFTDQSFLERRYRLWPAFHTIRLKCEATGAPPLQFRWLKDGQRLLSRRMDRYFNSSLWFVRLRDLVPDDSGKYTCIVTNPYGSINHTFTLKVVAKPRSRPILQSGLPRNTTVKLGDNATMKCIVLVSGTLPDFKWLKWDKNITSQPKMNGRMKANGSNKLIDLVHYKTIKDGEHHGIQLEIYNVSDNDFGLYTCFVSNHIGYDYNSAFLIKSEERPRPATSEKYPPRFAKKTKVQNNVQVRFKNEKLAFAEQACRPSPTLVTCCRASSIRHS, from the exons ATGATGCGTGTTTCGAGTTTATCAATCAAGATCGGCTTCCGTAAACTTCAGCCTTCTAGAAAAAGAACGTACTCCACCGGAAGAGATGCCTTCTTTTCCTTTGTAAATCAAAAGCCACAAGAACAAA aGCAATATCCGCCTCGGTTTGGAAAAAAACCAAACGTTCCGAACAACATTCAGGTAGGGCATGATATTCGTCTACGCTGTTCAGTTAAGGGAGATCCACCACCAAGATTAACTTGggtaaaagaacaaaagccTTTGCAGTTCTCATCTAGAATTCGACTTATTTCAAGAGACAATGGAATTGTAAAGATCAAGAACACCCAACTAGTTGACGCGGGAAATTACACCTGCATTGCAGCAAATTCTCTCGGCAGTGTAAATGCAACCCTGGAACTCCATGTACTTCAAG GAAGTTTAAACCCTTTCGTGCCAACAAATCAAGCTCCAAGCGCAAGGTTTTCTGGAAAAT ATGCACCACCATCCTTCACTGACCAAAGCTTTCTAGAGAGACGATATAGATTGTGGCCAGCGTTTCACACCATAAGGCTGAAGTGTGAAGCCACAGGAGCACCACCACTCCAATTCAGGTGGTTAAAGGATGGTCAAAGACTACTTTCAAGACGAATGGATCGATATTTTAATAGCTCACTGTGGTTCGTGAGACTAAGAGACTTAGTTCCTGACGACAGTGGAAAATACACTTGCATAGTCACCAACCCGTATGGCAGTATAAACCACACTTTCACACTTAAAGTTGTGG CTAAACCACGATCAAGGCCAATTTTACAAAGCGGCCTTCCGAGAAACACGACTGTAAAGCTTGGGGATAATGCAACTATGAAATGTATTGTGCTGGTCAGTGGTACGCTTCCAGATTTCAAGTGGTTGAAATGGGACAAAAACATCACATCTCAACCCAAAATGAATGGCAGGATGAAAGCTAATGGCTCAAACAAACTTATTGATCTCGTCCATTATAAAACCATCAAAGATGGCGAACATCATGGGATACAATTAGAAATCTATAATGTATCGGACAATGATTTCGGACTTTACACGTGCTTTGTAAGTAACCACATTGGATATGACTACAACAGCGCCTTCTTGATAAAATCTGAGGAGCGTCCAAGGCCCGCCACCTCAG aGAAATATCCGCCTCggtttgcaaaaaaaacaaaagttcagAACAACGTTCAG GTGAGATTCAAGAACGAAAAATTGGCTTTTGCGGAACAGGCATGCAGACCTTCACCAACTTTGGTAACATGCTGTCGAGCTTCATCTATTCGCCATTCATAG